The segment AGCACGCTTTCATGAAATCAATTTGCGATCGCGCAACGCCGACTAAAGTTATTTGTTATCTCATCTTTTCCTCTATCCTGGGCAGTTTAGTGGTAGCAACGCCCCAAGTCAACTTGGCACGGGAAACTAATTCCCCGCCATTATTAACCGATTTGCCATCTACTTCACCACCTCCCAAAAACCCATTATTTGATTTATCAATTAAAGAAAAAAAAGAGAGGTTACTTAAAATTCCACGTAACCCAGAATTACTAAATTTTATTGAAGAAAGTTTATACTTATCTTCTACTATTGCGGTTTTACCTTTTCAAGAAACTGGTAAGCCCCCAAGCTTGCAAACAGAACCTTCTAAACCAGCAGAAAATATTTTTCAACCCCAAAATTTGCCACTGTTGCCCGACTCAGAAAAAGAATACGAACTAGCTCCTAATATTACCATTATTTCACCTTCAGCTTACGGTAAATCTTGGGGAAATTTGAGCGCTGGTTTTGGCTTTCAAGAAAGAACGCGCTTCACGCGGGAAGCAGACGGAGTGTTTGGAATCGGGATCGGTTTGGGTGATGCGCGAAAAGCAGTTGGTTTAGATATTGGTGTCACGATTACGGATTTAGATACGGCAGAAGATGGTACGGTTAGTTTTAAATTACACCGACAATTACCGAATGATTTTGCCGTTGCTGTGGGAGTACTCAATGCAATTGATTGGGGTTTGACTGACAGTGGCAGAAGTTTTTATGGCGTAGTAACTAAAAGATTTAGCCTGCAAGATACTCCGGAAAAGCTGTTTAGTCAACTTTACGTTTCGGTTGGCGTTGGTAGCGGACAATTTCGATTTGAATCTAATATTTATGAAAATGTCGATTCTGTCAATATTTTTGGTAGCGTAGCGGTGCGAGTTGCCGAACCAGTAAGCGCGATCGTAGAATGGTCTGGTCAAGATTTGACAGTTGGATTGTCCGTAATTCCATTTCGCAATATTCCTTTAGCAATTACACCAGGAGTCACTGATATTACTGGCAATGCAGGGGATGGTAGCAGATTTATCTTAGGAGTTGGTTATTTAATTTCTTTTTGAAAATCTACCGTAATTCTCACAAAAATGAAATTATTTAAGTTATTTCTATTTTTTATTATCACTTTTACTTTGGTTTTGATATTAGCCAAACCAGGGCTAAATCAATCGGGAACTCAGTCAAATACAACTGTTCCCAATCCTATCAATACGAATCCAGAACCTGTAGATGGTAAAGGTAATTTGGGTAGTAGAAATAGGGTCGATCGCAAAGCTGTCGAGCAAATTATTCAACAAGCACCTCCTCAACAAGCAATTCAAACATTTGAAGAACTACAAGCAGTAGAATTTGCCAGACAACTTGGTATTAACTTTTATGGTAGCACTACTTCTGCCGAACAAATAGCTCAAGACCTTTGCAACTTAGCAGAAACAACAGGTAAAAAAACCGCTCTAATTTATGTAATATCTTTAGAACAAGAATTACAATTATTTTTAGTCCTTCCCAATCCTAAACCTTGTAACGATCCGGCTACTAAACAAAATAAGGATAATCTTTTAATTATTCGTCAAGTAATTCCAGAGGCAAATCGCCAAAATTTGCAAGAAATTGTGAGGGAATTTCGGGCTGGCATTACTGATGTCATCCGCCGGAATAGATATCAAAAACCAGGTCAAAAGCTTTATCAATGGATAATCGAACCGTTTAAAGTACCACTTTTAGCAAACCAAATAGATACTTTAGTATTCTGTATGGATTCTGGTTTGCGTTCCCTACCCATTGCTGCTTTATACGACGGGGAAAAATTTCTGATCGAAGAATACAGCGTAGGTTTAATTCCTAGTTTTAGCCTCACCGATATCCGCTACTTTCCCATTATCAAAACTCCCATATTAGCAATGGGAATATCAAAGAGTACAGAAAATCAATCTCCTTTGCCGGCAGTAGCCGTTGAAGTGCCGACTTTAGCTAACATTCTTTGGCAGGGTAAAGGATTTTTGAATGAAGAATCAACCATAGATAAACTGCAATCTCTCAGTCGTCAAGAAAGTTTTAGAATTATTCACATCGCTACTCATGCCGAATTTAAACCAGGAAAATTAGCAGAATCTTACATCCAATTTTGGAATTCTAAACTCAGGCTAGATCGATTAAAATTACTTTCCCGTCAGTTGGGATGGAATGAATCTCCAAAAGTAGAAATGCTGGTGTTAAGTGCTTGTCGCACGGCAGTCGGAAGCGAACAAGCAGAATTGGGATTTGCAGGTTTAGCCGTGCAAGCAGGTGTAAAAACGGCAGTAGGAAGTCTTTGGTATGCTAGTGATGAAGGTTCGCTGGCATTGATGACGGAATTTTATAATAAGTTGAAAAATGGCCCAATTAAAACAGAAGGTTTGAGAGAAGCACAATTAGCAATGTTAAAAGCACAAGTTCGCGTAGAAAAAGGAGAATTAGTATTATCTGATAACCTCAGACTTCCGCTTCCACCAGAATTAGCTAATAGCAGCGAAACAAGTTTTTCTCATCCCTATTATTGGTCTGGATATACCATGATTGGTAATTGGAATTAATCGGTCATCGGTTATATCATGTCCGGTAGCATCGGTAACAAACACATATCTTATATGCGTTAATCTGCGTTTATCTGTTTACATCTGCGGTAAAAATTAAATCCCTGATTCCCACAGATAATTTTTACTATAACTCTTACAATA is part of the Leptolyngbyaceae cyanobacterium genome and harbors:
- a CDS encoding CHAT domain-containing protein — translated: MKLFKLFLFFIITFTLVLILAKPGLNQSGTQSNTTVPNPINTNPEPVDGKGNLGSRNRVDRKAVEQIIQQAPPQQAIQTFEELQAVEFARQLGINFYGSTTSAEQIAQDLCNLAETTGKKTALIYVISLEQELQLFLVLPNPKPCNDPATKQNKDNLLIIRQVIPEANRQNLQEIVREFRAGITDVIRRNRYQKPGQKLYQWIIEPFKVPLLANQIDTLVFCMDSGLRSLPIAALYDGEKFLIEEYSVGLIPSFSLTDIRYFPIIKTPILAMGISKSTENQSPLPAVAVEVPTLANILWQGKGFLNEESTIDKLQSLSRQESFRIIHIATHAEFKPGKLAESYIQFWNSKLRLDRLKLLSRQLGWNESPKVEMLVLSACRTAVGSEQAELGFAGLAVQAGVKTAVGSLWYASDEGSLALMTEFYNKLKNGPIKTEGLREAQLAMLKAQVRVEKGELVLSDNLRLPLPPELANSSETSFSHPYYWSGYTMIGNWN